Within the Streptomyces sp. NBC_00554 genome, the region ACGGCGCCGAGGAGCCTTTCGACGTGGACGGTGTAGCGGTGCCCGAGGTGCGTTACGTCCGCGCCTTCCCCAGCGTGGAGAGTGACTGACTCAGCGGCCTACGTCTTCGGCAGCCGTGCCAGCGCCCGCACCGCCGCCTCCGCGAGCGTCGGATGCGCCAGCGCCTCCGTCAGGACCGGTCTCGCCCGTGCGTCCCCGAGCGCGCCGAGCCCCTCCACGCAGGCGAGGGCGACCCTGCGGTGTGGATCGTGCGGGCGCAGCCTGCGTTCCAGGGTGGTGATCAGCGCGGGCACGGCCTCGGGGGCGCGCAGCTCGGCCAGCAGGCGTACCGGATGCAGGGCGTAGGCGACGCGCAGTTCGTTGGTGGCGAGTGCGGCCGCGGCGCGGGAGGTGCGGGGATCACCGAGCCGGGCCAGGGCGCAGGCGGCGGACGCGCAGCGCTGCGGTTCGCGGTGGTTGAGGAACAGGACGAGTGCCTCGAAGGCCCGCCGGTCCCCGGCGGCCCCGAGCCGGAAAGCGACCAACTCCCGTGCCCACAGCGGCTGTCCGGGCTCGGTCAGCGCCGCCGCCAGCTCATCGGCGTCCTCGGTCGCCACGAGACGGTCGTACGCCGCCGAGGCCCCGGACTCGCCTCGTAAACGCTCCGTGAGTGATCGCAACTCTTCGTCCATGACGCCGAGCCTAGGGAAACCTCTGAGGTGCGGGGACGTACATCACAAACTCGGGGGCTGGCGCGCTCGTTACTGGCGGGTTAAGCTCAGACGAGCGAGTTACCCACTCGCGTTCTACTCACGGTGGCCTGGTGACGCAGCCGCCGGGAGAGCAGTCGGTTCGGTACTTCAGGTACCTCAGTACGACATGGCTCCGGGACAGAGCCGGTCGGCTTCACGTTCTCTGGGCGCTTCGCCCAGGAACGGCACCGGGCGTGTGCGCTTGTCAGCCCGGAATCACCCGCAAGAACCTCCGCACGGTGTGCGCCTGTCGGCGTACCCGCGTGCACTCCTCAGTCGTCACCCTCTCCCTGGAGTCCCGCGATGGCCACTCCCCTTTCCGACACCTCTCTGTCCCCGCTCAAGACCGTCGCCGTCATCGGCCTCGGCACGATGGGCACCGGCATCGCCGAGGTTCTGGCACGCGCCGGCCGCGAAGTCATCGGCATCGACATCAGCGAGGCCCAGGCCGCCCAGGCGGTCACGGCGCTCGAAGCCTCCACCGCCCGCGCCGTGCGCCGCGAGCGCCTGACCGAGCAGGAGCGCGAGGACGTCCTCTCCCGCTTCCGTACGTTCACCGATCTCGCGGCCGCGGCCGACGCGGACCTGGTCATCGAGGTGACCCCGGAGTCGTACGACATCAAGCAGCAGGTCTTCCGCGCGCTCGACGACATCGTGCGCCCGGAGACGATCCTCGCCACCGGCACGAACGCCCTGTCCGTGACGCGCCTGGCCGCCGACTCGGCCCGCCCCGAGCGCGTCCTTGGCCTGCACTTCTTCAACCCGGCGCCCGCGATGAAGCTCGTCGAGGTCGTCTCCTCGGTGCTGACCGCGCCGGGGGCCGTGGCCGCGGTCACCGACCTGGCCATCGAACTCGGCAAGGAGCCCGTCGCGGTCGGCGACCGCCCCGGCTTCGTCGCCGACGGGCTGCTGTTCGGCTACCTCAACCAGGCCGCCGCGATGTACGAGGCGAAGTACGCCTCCCGCGAGGACATCGACGCGGCGATGAAGCTCGGCTGCGGGCTGCCGATGGGACCGCTCGCACTGCTCGACCTGATCGGTGTCGACACCGCGCGCACGGTCCTGGAGGCCATGTACGCCGAGTCGCACGACCGGCTGCACGCCCCCGCGCCCATCCTCAAGCAGCTCAGCGAGGCGGGCCTGACCGGCAGGAAGTCGGGGCGCGGCTTCTACTCGTACGAGGCTTCCAACAGCGCGAGTGTCGTGCGGGACGCCCTGACTCCCCTCGAAGGCGCCGCCCCGGCGCCCGGCCGCACTGTCCGCTCCGTCGGTGTCGCGGGCTCCGGCACGATGGCGTCCGGCATCGCCGAGGTGTTCGCGAAGGCCGGGTACGAGGTCGTCCTCGCCGCCCGCAGCGAGGAGAAGGCGCAGGCCGCCAAGGCCCGTATCGGCAAGTCGCTTTCGCGGTCTGTCGACAAGGGGCGGATGACGGCCGAGGCCGCGGCGGGAACCCTGGACCGGATCACGCCGGCGGGCTCGTACGACGCCTTCGAGGACGTCGATCTCGCCCTGGAGGCGGTCGCCGAGGACCTGGAGATCAAGCAGCAGCTGTTCGCGACCTTCGACAAGGTCTGCAAGCCCGGCGCGATCCTCGCCACCACCACCTCCTCGCTGCCCGTCGTCGCCTGCGCCCGCGCCACCTCGCGCCCGCAGGACGTGATCGGCATGCACTTCTTCAACCCGGCCCCGGCGATGAAGCTCGTCGAGGTCGTGCGGACGGTGCTGACCGCCGACGATGTGCACGCCACCGTGCGCGAGGTCTGCGCGAAGATCCGCAAGCACCCGGTGGACTGCGGGGACCGGGCCGGCTTCATCGTGAACGCGCTGCTGTTCCCGTACTTGAACAACGCCATCAAGATGGTCCAGGAGCACTACGCGACGCTCGACGACATCGACGCCGCGATGAAGCTCGGCGGCGGTTACCCCATGGGCCCCTTCGAGCTCCTGGACGTCGTCGGCCTCGATGTCTCGCTGGCCATCGAGAAGGTGCTGCACCGCGAGTTCCGCGACCCGGGGCTCGCCCCGGCGCCGCTCCTGGAGCACCTGGTGGCCGCGGGCTGCCTCGGCCGCAAGACGGGCCGCGGCTTCCGCGAATATGCCCGCCGCTGAGCGAGAGGGCGACTGGTTCGCGGACAGCGCCCACTGGGGCGGCCTGCTCGACCCGGCCGGAAACCCCCCGCCCACGGAGGGCGGGGGGATCCCCGGACATGCGCACTCCCCTGCACATATGCAGTACGTTCGGGTCATGTCCCAGCCCGCCAAGTCCTCACGTACACCAGCCACGCCCGACGCGCCGGAGAGTGCCGCGGGCACTCGCGCGGCGGCCCAGCGGCTCAAGATGCGTCGCGAGCTGGCGGCCGCGGCCATGGAGCTGTTCGCGACCAAGGGGTACGAGGCGACCACCGTCGACGAGATCGCCGCCCAGGCCGGGGTGGCCCGTCGCACCTTCTTCCGCCACTTCCGTTCCAAGGAAGAGGCGATCTTCCCGGACCACGACGACACCCTGATCCGGGCCGAGGCGGTGCTGAACGCGGCTCCCGCACACGAGCACCCGCTCGACACGGTGTGCCGTGGCATCAAGGAAGTCATGAAGATGTACGCGGCCCAGCCCGAGATCTCCGTCTCGCGCTACAAGCTCACGCGCGAGGTGCCGACGCTGCGCGAGGCCGAGATCGCCTCCGTGGCGCGCTACGAGCGACTGTTCACCCGCTATCTGCTGGGCCACTTCGACGAGCACGCGCACGACGACGACGCCAACGACGACCCGCTGCTCGCGGAGGTCGCCGCTTCCGCCGTGGTGACGGCACACAATCACGTGCTGCGGCGCTGGCTGCGGGCCGGGGGCCAGGGGGACGTCGAGACCCAGCTGGACCACGCGTTCTCGATCGTCCGCAAGACCTTCGGGACCGGGATCGGCGCCGGGCGCGATGTCGCGCCGCAGGCGGCACCGGCTTCCTCCTTCACGGAGGGGGACGTTCTGGTGACCGTCGCCCGGGTCGATGCCCCGCTTGACCAGGTCATGCGGACCATCGAGCAGGCTCTCCGCGACCGGTCGTAACCACTCCCCCTCACCGAACCGCGGCTTCGCCGCTTGTCCTCGATCGCCGGACGGGCTTGACCTGGCTCGTCCGGCGTTTTCATGCCGCTTTGCGCCCCACCTGATCGATCATCGCTCAAGTGTTACGTAAAGATTTCACCTGAGCGCAACTTCTGGCACTCCGTGCCTTGTCACGTGACACGCCGTGCCATACCTTGAAGGAGTCCGGGCGGCCGGCGTGCAGAGACCTTTCGTACGTCGGCTGTCCCCGCAAGCCAATGGCGAGCGCGCCCGGACGCCTGCGTCACAGGCAACCTTCTGCGCCGACCCAGCGCTGCCACAGCATCACCTCCGCCGAACCGACGGCACACCCCTCACCCCAGCAGCACCGACGTAACCCTCAGCGTCTCCCCTCAAGACGCCAGTCGCCGGAGGCAACACCGTGAAGGAAATCCTGGACGCGATCCAGTCGGGGACAGCTACGTCCGCCGACTTCGCCGCTCTGCCGCTCCCCGAGTCGTACCGCGCGATCACCGTGCACAAGGACGAGACGGAGATGTTCGCCGGCCTCGCCACCCGCGACAAGGACCCCCGTAAGTCGATCCACCTGGACGACGTGCCGGTGCCCGAGCTCGGCCCGGGCGAGGCCCTGGTGGCCGTCATGGCCTCCTCGGTCAACTACAACTCGGTGTGGACTTCGATCTTCGAGCCGATGGCGACCTTCGGGTTCCTGGAGCGCTACGGCAGGCTCAGCGAGCTCACCAAGCGGCACGACCTGCCGTACCACATCATCGGTTCCGACCTGGCGGGCGTCGTGCTGCGCACAGGGCCCGGCGTGAACGCCTGGAAGCCGGGCGACGAGGTCGTCGCGCACTGCCTGTCCGTCGAGCTGGAGTCGTCCGACGGCCACAACGACACGATGCTCGACCCCGAGCAGCGCATCTGGGGCTTCGAGACCAACTTCGGCGGCCTGGCAGAGGTCGCACTCGTCAAGTCCAACCAGCTGATGCCGAAGCCGGACCACCTCAGCTGGGAGGAGGCCGCCGCTCCGGGCCTGGTGAACTCCACCGCGTACCGCCAGCTGGTCTCCCGCAACGGCGCCGGTATGAAGCAGGGCGACAACGTCCTGATCTGGGGCGCGAGCGGTGGGCTCGGCTCGTACGCCACGCAGTTCGCGCTGGCCGGCGGCGCCAACCCCATCTGTGTCGTCTCCAGCCCGCAGAAGGCGGACATCTGCCGGGCGATGGGCGCCGAGGCGATCATCGACCGCAACGCCGAGGACTACAAGTTCTGGAAGGACGAGCACAACCAGGACCCCAAGGAGTGGAAGCGCTTCGGGAAGCGGATCCGTGAGCTGACCGGTGGCGAGGACGTCGACATCGTCTTCGAGCACCCGGGCCGCGAGACCTTCGGCGCGAGCGTCTACGTCACCCGCAAGGGCGGCACGATCGTCACCTGCGCCTCGACCTCCGGGTACAACCACGAGTACGACAACCGCTACCTGTGGATGTCCCTGAAGAAGATCGTCGGCTCGCACTTCGCGAACTACCGCGAGGCCTGGGAGGCCAACCGGCTCGTCGCCAAGGGCAAGATCCATCCGACGCTCTCCCGGGTGTACTCCCTGGAGGAGACCGGGCAGGCCGCCTACGACGTGCACCGCAACCTGCATCAGGGCAAGGTCGGAGTCCTGGCGCTCGCGCCCCGCGAGGGCCTGGGCGTCCGCGACGAGGAGAAGCGCGCCCAGCACATCGACGCCATCAACCGCTTCCGGAACATCTGAGGTCATCGATGACAGAGCGCCAGAAGGACCGGCCGTGGCTGATGCGGACGTACGCCGGTCACTCCACGGCAGAGGCGTCCAACGAGCTGTACCGGCGCAACCTCGCCAAGGGGCAGACGGGCCTCTCCGTGGCCTTCGACCTGCCGACGCAGACCGGGTACGACCCCGACCACATCCTCGCCCGCGGCGAGGTCGGCCGGGTCGGCGTGCCGGTCTCGCACCTCGGTGACATGCGCCGGCTGTTCCAGGACATCCCGCTGGAGCAGATGAACACCTCGATGACCATCAACGCCACCGCCATGTGGCTGCTGGCGCTCTATCAGGTCGTCGCCGAGGAGCAGGGCGCCGACATCACCCAGCTCCAGGGGACGACCCAGAACGACATCGTGAAGGAGTACCTGTCGCGGGGGACGCACGTCTTCCCGCCGGTTCCCTCGCTCCGGCTGACGACGGACATGATCACCTACACGGTGAACCACATCCCCAAGTGGAACCCGATCAACATCTGCAGCTACCACCTCCAGGAGGCGGGAGCCACCCCGGTCCAGGAGATCGCGTACGCGATGTCCACCGCGATCGCCGTCCTGGACGCGGTGTTCGCGTCGGGGCAGATCGCCGAGGACCGCAAGGGTGATGTCGTCGCGCGCATCTCCTTCTTCGTGAACGCGGGCGTCCGCTTCATCGAGGAGATGTGCAAGATGCGGGCGTTCGGGCGGATCTGGGACCAGATCACGCGCGAGCGGTACGGCATCGAGGACCCCAAGCAGCGCCGCTTCCGGTACGGCGTCCAGGTCAACTCCCTCGGTCTGACCGAGGCTCAGCCGGAGAACAACATCCAGCGGATCGTCCTCGAGATGCTGGCCGTGACGCTTTCGAAGGACGCCCGCGCGCGTGCCGTGCAACTCCCCGCCTGGAACGAGGCGTTGGGCCTGCCCCGGCCCTGGGACCAGCAGTGGTCGCTGCGCATGCAGCAGGTGCTCGCCTACGAGAGCGACCTGCTGGAGTACGCGGACATCTTCGAGGGCTCGCACGTCATCGAGGCCAAAGTGGCGTCCCTGGTCGAGGAATCGCTCGCCGAGATCGACCGCATCCAGGAGATGGGCGGC harbors:
- a CDS encoding adenylosuccinate lyase, whose product is MDEELRSLTERLRGESGASAAYDRLVATEDADELAAALTEPGQPLWARELVAFRLGAAGDRRAFEALVLFLNHREPQRCASAACALARLGDPRTSRAAAALATNELRVAYALHPVRLLAELRAPEAVPALITTLERRLRPHDPHRRVALACVEGLGALGDARARPVLTEALAHPTLAEAAVRALARLPKT
- a CDS encoding 3-hydroxyacyl-CoA dehydrogenase family protein, producing MATPLSDTSLSPLKTVAVIGLGTMGTGIAEVLARAGREVIGIDISEAQAAQAVTALEASTARAVRRERLTEQEREDVLSRFRTFTDLAAAADADLVIEVTPESYDIKQQVFRALDDIVRPETILATGTNALSVTRLAADSARPERVLGLHFFNPAPAMKLVEVVSSVLTAPGAVAAVTDLAIELGKEPVAVGDRPGFVADGLLFGYLNQAAAMYEAKYASREDIDAAMKLGCGLPMGPLALLDLIGVDTARTVLEAMYAESHDRLHAPAPILKQLSEAGLTGRKSGRGFYSYEASNSASVVRDALTPLEGAAPAPGRTVRSVGVAGSGTMASGIAEVFAKAGYEVVLAARSEEKAQAAKARIGKSLSRSVDKGRMTAEAAAGTLDRITPAGSYDAFEDVDLALEAVAEDLEIKQQLFATFDKVCKPGAILATTTSSLPVVACARATSRPQDVIGMHFFNPAPAMKLVEVVRTVLTADDVHATVREVCAKIRKHPVDCGDRAGFIVNALLFPYLNNAIKMVQEHYATLDDIDAAMKLGGGYPMGPFELLDVVGLDVSLAIEKVLHREFRDPGLAPAPLLEHLVAAGCLGRKTGRGFREYARR
- a CDS encoding TetR family transcriptional regulator yields the protein MSQPAKSSRTPATPDAPESAAGTRAAAQRLKMRRELAAAAMELFATKGYEATTVDEIAAQAGVARRTFFRHFRSKEEAIFPDHDDTLIRAEAVLNAAPAHEHPLDTVCRGIKEVMKMYAAQPEISVSRYKLTREVPTLREAEIASVARYERLFTRYLLGHFDEHAHDDDANDDPLLAEVAASAVVTAHNHVLRRWLRAGGQGDVETQLDHAFSIVRKTFGTGIGAGRDVAPQAAPASSFTEGDVLVTVARVDAPLDQVMRTIEQALRDRS
- the ccrA gene encoding crotonyl-CoA carboxylase/reductase, coding for MKEILDAIQSGTATSADFAALPLPESYRAITVHKDETEMFAGLATRDKDPRKSIHLDDVPVPELGPGEALVAVMASSVNYNSVWTSIFEPMATFGFLERYGRLSELTKRHDLPYHIIGSDLAGVVLRTGPGVNAWKPGDEVVAHCLSVELESSDGHNDTMLDPEQRIWGFETNFGGLAEVALVKSNQLMPKPDHLSWEEAAAPGLVNSTAYRQLVSRNGAGMKQGDNVLIWGASGGLGSYATQFALAGGANPICVVSSPQKADICRAMGAEAIIDRNAEDYKFWKDEHNQDPKEWKRFGKRIRELTGGEDVDIVFEHPGRETFGASVYVTRKGGTIVTCASTSGYNHEYDNRYLWMSLKKIVGSHFANYREAWEANRLVAKGKIHPTLSRVYSLEETGQAAYDVHRNLHQGKVGVLALAPREGLGVRDEEKRAQHIDAINRFRNI
- a CDS encoding protein meaA — its product is MTERQKDRPWLMRTYAGHSTAEASNELYRRNLAKGQTGLSVAFDLPTQTGYDPDHILARGEVGRVGVPVSHLGDMRRLFQDIPLEQMNTSMTINATAMWLLALYQVVAEEQGADITQLQGTTQNDIVKEYLSRGTHVFPPVPSLRLTTDMITYTVNHIPKWNPINICSYHLQEAGATPVQEIAYAMSTAIAVLDAVFASGQIAEDRKGDVVARISFFVNAGVRFIEEMCKMRAFGRIWDQITRERYGIEDPKQRRFRYGVQVNSLGLTEAQPENNIQRIVLEMLAVTLSKDARARAVQLPAWNEALGLPRPWDQQWSLRMQQVLAYESDLLEYADIFEGSHVIEAKVASLVEESLAEIDRIQEMGGAMAAVESGYLKSQLVSSHAERRARIESGQEKIVGVNIFDSTEPNPLTADLDAAIQTVDPAVEARVVGALQNWRDTRYQPPFNHPRPCKALERLKAAAKGTDNLMEATLECARAGVTTGEWSGALREVFGEFRAPTGVSSAPVAVTAEEGTAMALVRKKVERTAQDMGVGKLRFLVGKPGLDGHSNGAEQIAVRARDAGFEVVYQGIRLTPEEIVAAAVAEDVHGVGLSILSGSHAQLVPDVLERLREAGAADIPVIAGGIIPNADAELLKAAGVAAVFTPKDFDITGIIGRIVDEIRKANKLDPLEVPA